GGATCCAGGGGTCGTACGGCAGCAGGCTCGGGGCCTCGTGGGCACAGAGCGACAGCCTCGGTGCGTGCAGGGACATGCGGAAGGCGTCGCGTTCCAGCAGGCCCAGGCGTTGCATGGTGCGCCAGGTGGGGCGTACGAGATGCAGCGCGCGGACCGTGGAACGGGCCAGGGGGCGCAGGGCCGTCGACAGGTCCGCGGTCAGCCTCGCCGGTGTCAGCAGGTCGTCCCGCAGCAGCTCCAGCTCCCTGCGCGCCCGCGCGTCCTCGACCGCCAGGAAGCCGCCCGCCATCCCCGCCACGTGCTTGGAGAGACTGAAGGCCGCCGCCTTGCCGAACGTACCGATCGGCTGCCCGTCCACGTGCGTGCCGATCGCATGCGCCGCGTCCTCGATCAGCGGTATCCCCAATTGCTCGCAGCGGTCCCGCAGTTCGACGATCCGGTCGGGCATCCCGTACAGGCTCGTGGTCAGCACCGCGTCCACACCGCGCCAGGTGGACTCCGGTACGGCCGCCGGGTCGATGTTGCCGTCCCACGGCGACACCGGGGCCTGGACCGGGCGCAGACCGGCCGCGAGGACGACGAAGAGGATCACGTCGTCGTTCACCGGGGACATCAGGACCCGGCCGCCTGGGCGGCACCAGCGCCGCAGGGCCAGGTAGAGGGCCAGTCGCGCCGAGGGCG
Above is a window of Streptomyces sp. NBC_00490 DNA encoding:
- a CDS encoding DegT/DnrJ/EryC1/StrS family aminotransferase, which encodes MPYGSRLAATMTRRLGRECVYTPSARLALYLALRRWCRPGGRVLMSPVNDDVILFVVLAAGLRPVQAPVSPWDGNIDPAAVPESTWRGVDAVLTTSLYGMPDRIVELRDRCEQLGIPLIEDAAHAIGTHVDGQPIGTFGKAAAFSLSKHVAGMAGGFLAVEDARARRELELLRDDLLTPARLTADLSTALRPLARSTVRALHLVRPTWRTMQRLGLLERDAFRMSLHAPRLSLCAHEAPSLLPYDPWIRVDLHDYRARHGRLVRAGLNLRMNMLDENLSRRREGVTLLSGTPWASPALNGRAAHHGPLPLFRVPLLVEDRDALVERLVSHGIVSGYIYDPPLDDYAGPEFTDPSPDPTAARWFASHVLPADPLLARRMTKALTKERTKTAHPPTPTPTNPIPDTTPPAPLGQ